From one Halosimplex rubrum genomic stretch:
- a CDS encoding cellulase family glycosylhydrolase: MHSDDSPRQAQDDEQRRDRADDAATGGTQRRTVLRALGGGVALGAVGTLGAEVSTATGADLGDGVNLMPPYYCSGDQDLGWDLMDEYPDIETVRIEIEPPSMGESQSTMDDAKRWIDEAHEHGYDVLATYHHHPHNGSADPAHLQNAADWWVEHYDYLSQDAEFTINMMNEWGNHQVTADEYASAYDEALSTVRDGTSYSGPIVCDAPGWGQGTYRLADAVESIGDDDLILSAHVYPVGWNATTGEYLAAEDLDVLEETDYPCMVGEFGSMPQNSDGDADWSAIIDHANELGWPVVGWSWNGDGGGMNMADPYWGDDCSADSYSTSDYFPVVYDKLGDGRTTTDTPTATPTDEPDTPTDEPETPTDEPETPTDEPETPTDEPDTPTDTPASDALVVDDYDGDPGWASHRNDLGQWCGAGSFENGGGEETGGALVLEYDNGGWFQTQINRSVSDYDDLVIRVSGANGGEESEVLFDMGGVRTMLADVTDDSIGTSASEVRVDMEAAGVDRSSPSVRLNFWQGGSSTLEIGGIRLE, translated from the coding sequence ATGCACTCCGACGACTCACCACGACAGGCACAGGACGACGAACAGCGACGCGATCGGGCGGACGACGCCGCGACCGGCGGGACCCAGCGACGGACGGTCCTGCGGGCGCTCGGGGGCGGCGTGGCCCTCGGCGCGGTCGGCACGCTCGGCGCGGAAGTGTCGACGGCGACCGGCGCCGACCTCGGCGACGGCGTGAACCTCATGCCGCCGTACTACTGTAGCGGCGACCAGGACCTGGGCTGGGACCTGATGGACGAGTATCCGGACATCGAGACGGTCCGCATCGAGATCGAGCCCCCGTCGATGGGCGAGAGCCAGTCCACGATGGACGACGCCAAGCGGTGGATCGACGAGGCCCACGAGCACGGGTACGACGTTCTGGCGACGTACCACCACCATCCGCACAACGGCTCGGCCGACCCGGCCCACCTCCAGAACGCGGCCGACTGGTGGGTCGAACACTACGACTACCTCTCGCAGGACGCCGAGTTCACGATCAACATGATGAACGAGTGGGGCAACCACCAGGTGACCGCCGACGAGTACGCCTCGGCGTACGACGAGGCGCTCTCGACCGTCCGCGACGGGACGAGCTACTCGGGACCCATCGTCTGTGACGCGCCGGGGTGGGGCCAGGGGACCTATCGGCTCGCCGACGCCGTCGAGTCGATCGGCGACGACGACCTGATCCTCTCGGCGCACGTCTACCCCGTCGGCTGGAACGCGACGACGGGCGAGTACCTCGCCGCCGAGGACCTGGACGTCCTGGAGGAGACGGACTACCCCTGCATGGTCGGGGAGTTCGGCAGTATGCCCCAGAACAGCGACGGCGACGCCGACTGGTCGGCCATCATCGACCACGCCAACGAGCTGGGCTGGCCGGTCGTCGGCTGGTCCTGGAACGGCGACGGCGGCGGCATGAACATGGCCGACCCCTACTGGGGCGACGACTGTTCGGCCGACAGCTACTCGACGAGCGACTACTTCCCGGTCGTCTACGACAAGCTCGGCGACGGCAGGACGACGACGGACACGCCCACCGCCACCCCGACGGACGAACCGGACACGCCGACCGACGAGCCGGAGACGCCGACCGACGAGCCGGAGACGCCGACCGACGAGCCGGAGACGCCGACCGACGAGCCGGACACGCCGACGGACACGCCGGCGAGCGACGCGCTGGTCGTCGACGACTACGACGGCGACCCCGGCTGGGCGTCCCATCGGAACGATCTCGGGCAGTGGTGCGGCGCCGGTTCCTTCGAGAACGGCGGCGGCGAGGAGACCGGCGGCGCGCTCGTCTTAGAGTACGACAACGGCGGCTGGTTCCAGACGCAGATCAACCGGTCGGTGAGCGACTACGACGACCTGGTGATCCGCGTCAGCGGCGCGAACGGCGGCGAGGAGTCGGAGGTGCTGTTCGACATGGGCGGGGTGCGGACCATGCTCGCCGACGTCACCGACGACTCGATCGGCACGAGCGCGAGCGAGGTGCGCGTCGACATGGAAGCGGCGGGCGTCGACCGCTCGTCGCCGTCGGTGCGCTTGAACTTCTGGCAGGGCGGCAGTAGCACGCTCGAGATCGGAGGGATACGGCTGGAGTAG
- a CDS encoding endo-1,4-beta-xylanase, with product MTNDDTHETGETERTDTAATDASADGDEVAAALASMDRRDYLKASLAAAAMAGLGGAASGTAAAETADTSKTVDERIQEHRAGDLEVVVENPDGSAVSGAEVSVSQQEHAFGFGTAVNADTLINQSGEGDNYRQYIPELFNKAVMENRHKWDFFENERALADEATDWILDQGLDMRGHVCLWGREDVAAIPADVNTAIDDNDAETIRDRSMAHIEEIITHYGDDFTEWEVVNEAMHAYQMQIGVYGDQIDTEEPWTGEVVPWTSQLLADWYDEAESVIDENDLDLGIAVNDFNQFPYAYTDSRYESEIDHINSNAVQLDTVGLQAHVAARTGEFNSNSSPDGRIDAGQVAAEMNKWADHGARLKITEFDTYNGSDWNSDEERAQMLENYLRGAFSHPGCDDFIMWGFWDGRHWENEAPLFYQDWSQKPAYDVWTGLVYDEWWTDDSGTTDGSGAYATTAFLGDHEVTVSTDSAETTETVSVSEASGTTTVTVTVEGDGGETGDTQPPSVPETLSVSSTTDSTVTVTWDGVSDNGSSGLSAYVVWVDGTEDQTVGAGMTTATVEGLSPETSYTVGVTAVDGAGNESDAATVSATTAASDDGDDGDDGTDQPAGDALVVHEFDGNAYPGSNDLGNWADGGSFANGGGSGEVADGALRLEYDNAGWMGSNVARSIADRPTLHLRVRGDSGGEESDFTVQVGGASDVLATVTDDTIGTEWSTVTVDLEAMGADLDNPQSVRLNFWQGASGAVEIDRIALRGPDAGSGDGSDGSDGSDGSDGSDGSDGSDGDSGSSGDLIAEIDPSATAASVGERVTFRVTDTTDSGHWIDSLSWSLGNGESASGWYAETTYDAAGTYAVELTATNDEGASTTDTVEITIA from the coding sequence ATGACGAACGACGACACACACGAGACGGGAGAGACGGAGCGAACAGACACGGCGGCCACCGACGCGTCGGCCGACGGCGACGAGGTCGCGGCGGCGCTGGCGTCGATGGACCGCCGGGACTACCTGAAGGCGTCGCTGGCCGCTGCGGCGATGGCCGGCCTCGGCGGTGCGGCGAGCGGGACTGCGGCCGCCGAGACGGCCGACACCTCGAAGACGGTGGACGAGCGCATCCAGGAACACCGGGCGGGCGACCTCGAAGTGGTCGTCGAGAACCCCGACGGCTCGGCGGTCTCGGGCGCGGAGGTCTCGGTCTCCCAGCAGGAACACGCGTTCGGCTTCGGGACGGCGGTCAACGCCGACACGCTGATCAACCAGTCCGGCGAGGGCGACAACTATCGCCAGTACATCCCGGAGCTGTTCAACAAGGCGGTGATGGAGAACCGCCACAAGTGGGACTTCTTCGAGAACGAGCGGGCGCTGGCCGACGAGGCGACCGACTGGATCCTCGACCAGGGGCTGGACATGCGCGGGCACGTCTGCCTGTGGGGCCGCGAGGACGTGGCGGCCATCCCCGCTGACGTCAACACGGCCATCGACGACAACGACGCCGAGACGATCCGCGACCGCTCGATGGCCCACATCGAGGAGATAATCACCCACTACGGCGACGACTTCACCGAGTGGGAGGTCGTCAACGAGGCGATGCACGCCTATCAGATGCAGATCGGCGTCTACGGCGACCAGATCGACACGGAAGAGCCCTGGACCGGCGAGGTCGTCCCGTGGACCTCCCAGCTTTTGGCCGACTGGTACGACGAGGCCGAGTCGGTCATCGACGAGAACGACCTCGACCTCGGGATCGCGGTCAACGACTTCAACCAGTTCCCCTACGCCTACACCGACAGCCGCTACGAGTCCGAGATCGACCACATCAACAGCAACGCCGTCCAGCTCGACACCGTCGGGCTCCAGGCCCACGTCGCCGCTCGCACCGGCGAGTTCAACAGCAACTCCAGCCCGGACGGCCGCATCGACGCCGGCCAGGTCGCCGCGGAGATGAACAAGTGGGCCGACCACGGCGCGCGCCTGAAGATCACGGAGTTCGACACGTACAACGGCAGCGACTGGAACTCCGACGAGGAGCGCGCCCAGATGCTGGAGAACTACTTGCGGGGCGCCTTTTCCCACCCCGGCTGCGACGACTTCATCATGTGGGGGTTCTGGGACGGCCGCCACTGGGAGAACGAGGCCCCCCTGTTCTATCAGGACTGGTCGCAGAAGCCGGCCTACGACGTGTGGACCGGGCTGGTGTACGACGAGTGGTGGACCGACGACAGCGGGACGACCGACGGCTCGGGCGCCTACGCGACGACGGCGTTCCTCGGCGACCACGAGGTCACCGTCAGCACCGACAGCGCGGAGACGACGGAGACGGTCTCGGTGTCCGAGGCCTCGGGCACGACGACGGTCACCGTCACCGTCGAGGGCGACGGCGGCGAGACGGGGGACACCCAGCCGCCGTCGGTGCCGGAGACCCTCTCGGTGTCGTCGACGACCGACTCGACGGTCACCGTCACCTGGGACGGCGTCTCCGACAACGGCTCGTCGGGGCTCTCGGCGTACGTCGTCTGGGTCGACGGGACCGAGGACCAGACGGTCGGTGCGGGCATGACGACGGCGACCGTCGAGGGGCTCTCGCCGGAGACGAGCTACACGGTCGGCGTCACGGCGGTCGACGGTGCGGGCAACGAGTCTGACGCCGCGACGGTCTCGGCGACGACCGCGGCGAGCGACGACGGCGACGACGGCGACGATGGCACCGACCAGCCGGCCGGCGACGCGCTGGTCGTCCACGAGTTCGACGGGAACGCGTATCCCGGCTCGAACGACCTGGGCAACTGGGCCGACGGGGGGAGCTTCGCCAACGGCGGCGGAAGCGGCGAGGTCGCCGACGGCGCGCTCCGCCTGGAGTACGACAACGCCGGCTGGATGGGCTCGAACGTCGCCCGGTCGATCGCCGACCGACCGACGCTACATCTCCGCGTCCGCGGCGACTCGGGCGGCGAGGAGAGCGACTTCACCGTCCAGGTCGGCGGCGCGAGCGACGTGCTCGCGACCGTCACCGACGACACCATCGGTACCGAGTGGTCGACGGTCACCGTCGACCTCGAGGCGATGGGCGCCGACCTGGACAACCCCCAGTCCGTTCGCCTGAACTTCTGGCAGGGCGCCTCCGGTGCCGTCGAGATCGACCGCATCGCCCTCCGCGGCCCCGACGCCGGTTCCGGTGACGGCTCGGACGGCTCGGACGGCTCGGACGGCTCGGATGGATCGGACGGTTCGGACGGCTCCGATGGCGACTCGGGCAGTAGCGGCGACCTGATCGCGGAGATCGACCCGAGCGCGACCGCGGCGTCGGTCGGCGAGCGGGTCACCTTCCGCGTCACGGACACCACCGACTCGGGCCACTGGATCGACTCGCTGTCTTGGAGTCTGGGCAACGGCGAGTCGGCCAGCGGCTGGTACGCCGAGACGACCTACGACGCGGCGGGCACCTACGCGGTCGAACTGACCGCGACGAACGACGAGGGCGCCTCGACCACCGACACGGTCGAGATCACGATCGCCTGA